The proteins below are encoded in one region of Carettochelys insculpta isolate YL-2023 chromosome 32, ASM3395843v1, whole genome shotgun sequence:
- the TINF2 gene encoding TERF1-interacting nuclear factor 2 isoform X5 — MAGSDVGENGCAAPKGGQAAGGPEPCTPLRLAAAAAWQVVRARQLGDFPRVLGLLEAVGQAAPDLVRFRHHARLRLGLQAAIVMGMLREGQPHGRIYEAVDTYFPEGDTQRHPLASARDLRLLAEAQESFRELVLELLRNPRRRETYLEAQLEAEYGEPFLGGLEGLIYEYLLRLESALPPPQLQQLQEAAWSESPLAGTLPRPPELRVLTHYLAAMGRPPHPGSPPQPLVSSSPSVAPPGAEQPAPRMPGSPQAEAVWG; from the exons ATGGCCGGAAGTGACGTGGGAGAGAACGGGTGCGCGGCGCCGAAGGGGGG GCAGGCGGCGGGGGGCCCGGAGCCCTGCACCCCCCTGCGCCTGGCCGCGGCGGCCGCCTGGCAGGTGGTGCGGGCGCGGCAGCTGGGCGACTTCCCCCgcgtgctggggctgctggaggccgTGGGGCAGGCGGCCCCCGACCTCGTGCGCTTCCGCCACCACGCCCGGCTGCGCCTGGGCCTGCAGGCGGCG ATTGTCATGGGCATGCTGCGGGAGGGGCAGCCCCACGGCCGGATCTACGAGGCGGTGGACACCTACTTCCCCGAGGGCGACACCCAGCGCCACCCCCTGGCT AGCGCCCGGGACCTGCGCCTTTTGGCCGAAGCCCAGGAGAGCTTccgggagctggtgctggagctgctgaggaacCCACGGCGGCGGGAGACCTACCTGGAA GCGCAGCTGGAGGCCGAGTACGGGGAGCCCTTCCTGGGGGGCCTGGAGGGGCTGATCTACGAGTACCTGCTGCGCCTGGAGagcgccctgcccccgccccagctccagcag ctgcaggaggctgCCTGGAGCGAGAGCCCCCTGGCCGGGACCCTGCCGCGCCCCCCAGAGCTCCGTGTCCTGACCCACTACCTCGCTGCCATGGgccgccccccacacccag GCTCCCCGCCGCAGCCCCTGGTGAGCAGCTCCCCCTCCGTGGCCCCGCCGGGGGCAGAGCAGCCAGCGCCCCGGATGCCGGGGTCCCCCCAGGCCGA